The DNA segment CAGCTGGAACTGCGGCGGAACCGCCGCCGAGTCGATCTCTGCTTGTGAAACCGACTCGAAACTCCCCACCTGCAAAATGGCTTTGTACAGCAGTGAGGGGCCAATAAGGGGGTCTGTGGCGGTCAGGAGCTCCGCCACGCCCGGTTCGACGGCAACCTGAGCGAGCAGAGCGTCCATCTGCGAGAGGCCGGCCGGGGTGATCGCGTCGCCACGGAAGAGGACCGTCGTCACGCGAGCCTCGCCGGAGTCCGAGAAGAGCCTGTCAATCTCGTCCAGCGCCTCGGCGACGGCGTTGCCCTGCGGCAGCGTGTCCGCAGTCTCCGGCGGCGGCGCCCGCCGCTCGGCGCCCATACCCAACAGGACGGTGATGATCAGGACCACGAGGACCGTCAACCACGGTCGAGCGGTGACCAGCCGGCTCAGCCAATCCAGTATCTTGCTCATCGCGTCCCTTTCTCTCTGAAATAACACCGAGGGGCGCCGGACGCCGCTCCTGGGTGGCCGTCCGAGCGTACAACTCTTCCCTCAGACCTACCGCCCTTCGGGGTCGCGGCCAATGGGCTCTCAATCCTTTGACCGTTCATTGCGCCATACTGCCGACCGTTGCCGGGAGCGGGTTCTCCGCGTCCTGCGGATCAGGGTAGAACTGCGCGCAGTACGTCCGGAACGGCATGATCTCACCGTCAGAGCGGCAGAGGCGGGGGCGTGACCGGTATTGTTTGCGGCTCCAGATGATCACGTCCTGCAGAACGTCCTTGTGCTGCATGGGCGCCAGGAACTTGCACATGACGCTGGCGCGGAACTTGACCGGAAGAAACCCCAACCCGGCGATCCAACGCTTTGGCCTCCGCAGCTCCCCCACCTGCATGATGATCCACAGGTCAATGACAGTCCCATCAACGGGCGTGGCGAGCACCCAGATTCTCAGGTCCATTCCGATAGTGAGCTCCCGGGTCTGGACGAAAGAGTAGCCCAACCCGTAGACGGTCGTGTCTGCGGACAAGTCCATTGTCAACTGTACAACCTTGGCGATTTTCCGGACGGTCCGGAAGTTGAAGCAACTCCTCAAAAGGGGTCCGTCAATCGTCAACTTGCCCACGCGTTCCACGTTGTGGTAGCCGTGGACGTAGCGCAGATGCCCCAAGTCCACGGAGTTCTCCGCCGTATCTTGGGGATGGCCCGGAAATCTGGTTTTCCAGAACTCCAGGCCGCTCCAACCGGTCTGGTCAAGCGCATCTTCAGGCAAGCGCCATTGCGGCTCTCGTCCGCCTATGCCCCACCATGCGAAGACAAGTCCCGCCTCCTCGTGCGTCTC comes from the Chloroflexota bacterium genome and includes:
- a CDS encoding Rieske 2Fe-2S domain-containing protein, whose product is MTTRSKVPTNDTIPSPFPEGWYFVTSRQELRKVNLVRKAWMGEEIIAWCDEDGRICVADAYCPHLGSDMGPAAGGCVRAGRLVCPFHGYEYDATGQCVATPYADPPRTAKLRVYETHEEAGLVFAWWGIGGREPQWRLPEDALDQTGWSGLEFWKTRFPGHPQDTAENSVDLGHLRYVHGYHNVERVGKLTIDGPLLRSCFNFRTVRKIAKVVQLTMDLSADTTVYGLGYSFVQTRELTIGMDLRIWVLATPVDGTVIDLWIIMQVGELRRPKRWIAGLGFLPVKFRASVMCKFLAPMQHKDVLQDVIIWSRKQYRSRPRLCRSDGEIMPFRTYCAQFYPDPQDAENPLPATVGSMAQ